From a region of the Mycolicibacterium sp. MU0050 genome:
- the rpsE gene encoding 30S ribosomal protein S5, whose amino-acid sequence MMAEQTTGAAAQGAASSGAPTAGTRTDTERGGRGGRDGGRGRRDDRGGRGGRDSADKSNYLERVVTINRVSKVVKGGRRFSFTALVIVGDGKGMVGVGYGKAKEVPAAIAKGVEEARKNFFRVPLIGGTITHPVQGEAAAGVVMLRPASAGTGVIAGGAARAVLECAGVHDILAKSLGSDNAINVVHATVAALKMLQRPEEVAARRGLPIEDVAPAGMLRARRESEALAAAAAREGSN is encoded by the coding sequence ATGATGGCGGAGCAGACTACGGGTGCTGCGGCGCAGGGCGCCGCCAGCTCCGGCGCCCCGACCGCCGGTACCCGGACCGACACCGAGCGTGGCGGACGCGGCGGGCGTGACGGCGGCCGTGGCCGCCGCGACGACCGCGGTGGCCGTGGCGGCCGCGACAGCGCCGACAAGAGCAACTACCTCGAGCGGGTCGTCACGATCAACCGCGTCTCCAAGGTGGTCAAGGGCGGTCGGCGCTTCAGCTTCACCGCGCTGGTCATCGTCGGTGACGGCAAGGGCATGGTCGGCGTCGGCTACGGCAAGGCCAAGGAAGTCCCGGCCGCCATCGCCAAGGGCGTCGAGGAGGCGCGGAAGAACTTCTTCCGCGTGCCGCTGATCGGCGGCACCATCACCCATCCCGTGCAGGGCGAGGCCGCTGCCGGTGTGGTGATGCTGCGTCCGGCCAGCGCCGGTACCGGTGTGATCGCCGGTGGTGCCGCGCGTGCCGTGCTGGAATGCGCCGGCGTGCACGACATCCTGGCCAAGTCGCTGGGCAGCGACAACGCGATCAACGTGGTGCATGCCACCGTTGCCGCGCTGAAGATGTTGCAGCGTCCCGAAGAGGTGGCGGCCCGTCGCGGTCTGCCGATCGAGGACGTCGCGCCGGCGGGCATGCTGCGCGCGCGTCGGGAGAGCGAAGCGCTGGCTGCCGCAGCGGCGCGTGAAGGAAGCAACTAG
- the rplR gene encoding 50S ribosomal protein L18 — protein sequence MAETTSPKKHQPVGQSISATRRVARLRRHARLRKKVSGTPERPRLVVNRSSRHIHVQLVDDLSGTTLAAASSIEADVRGVEGDKKGKSVRVGQLIAERAKAAGIDAVVFDRGGYTYGGRIAALADAARENGLKF from the coding sequence ATGGCTGAAACAACCTCTCCGAAGAAGCATCAGCCGGTCGGGCAGAGCATCTCCGCGACCCGGCGGGTGGCGCGGTTGCGTCGGCACGCGCGGTTGCGCAAGAAGGTGTCGGGAACCCCGGAGCGTCCGCGCCTGGTGGTCAACCGCTCCTCGCGGCACATCCACGTGCAGCTGGTCGACGACCTGAGCGGCACCACGCTGGCGGCGGCCTCGTCCATCGAGGCTGACGTGCGTGGGGTCGAGGGCGACAAGAAGGGCAAGAGCGTCCGGGTCGGTCAGCTCATCGCCGAGCGCGCCAAGGCCGCTGGAATCGACGCCGTGGTGTTCGACCGTGGCGGATACACCTACGGCGGCCGTATCGCGGCGCTGGCCGATGCCGCCCGCGAGAACGGATTGAAGTTCTGA
- the rplF gene encoding 50S ribosomal protein L6: MSRIGKQPVPVPAGVDVTIDGQHVSVKGPKGALALDVAEPIAVARDDDGAIVVTRPDDDRHNRSLHGLSRTLIANLVTGVTEGYTTKMEIFGVGYRVVAKGSNLEFALGYSHPVVINAPEGVTFAVESPTKFSISGIDKQKVGQIAANIRRLRKSDPYKGKGIRYEGEQIRRKVGKTGK; the protein is encoded by the coding sequence ATGTCGCGTATTGGAAAGCAGCCGGTCCCGGTGCCAGCCGGGGTCGACGTGACGATCGACGGACAGCACGTGTCCGTCAAGGGCCCCAAGGGCGCGTTGGCGTTGGATGTCGCGGAGCCCATTGCGGTGGCGCGGGACGACGACGGCGCCATCGTGGTCACCCGCCCGGATGACGACCGGCACAACCGCAGCCTGCACGGGCTGTCGCGGACGCTGATCGCCAACCTGGTGACCGGTGTGACCGAGGGCTACACCACCAAGATGGAGATCTTCGGCGTCGGTTACCGCGTCGTGGCCAAGGGCAGCAACCTCGAGTTCGCGCTCGGCTACAGCCACCCCGTGGTGATCAACGCCCCCGAGGGCGTCACCTTCGCGGTGGAGAGCCCGACGAAGTTCTCGATCTCCGGAATCGACAAGCAGAAGGTCGGCCAGATCGCGGCCAACATCCGTCGTCTGCGGAAGAGCGACCCCTACAAGGGCAAGGGCATCCGCTACGAGGGTGAGCAGATCCGCCGCAAGGTCGGAAAGACAGGTAAGTAG
- the rpsH gene encoding 30S ribosomal protein S8: MTMTDPIADFLTRLRNANGAYHDEVVLPHSKIKANIAEILKNEGYITDYRTEDARVGKSLVVQLKYGPSRERSIAGLRRVSKPGLRVYAKSTNLPRVLGGLGVAIISTSSGLLTDRQAARQGVGGEVLAYVW, encoded by the coding sequence ATGACCATGACGGATCCGATCGCAGACTTCTTGACGCGTCTGCGCAACGCCAACGGGGCGTACCACGACGAGGTGGTGCTCCCGCACTCGAAGATCAAGGCGAACATCGCCGAGATCCTCAAGAACGAGGGCTACATCACCGATTACCGCACCGAGGATGCCCGGGTCGGGAAGTCGCTGGTGGTCCAGCTCAAGTACGGGCCGAGCCGCGAGCGAAGCATCGCCGGCCTGCGCCGCGTGTCCAAGCCCGGTCTGCGGGTGTACGCAAAATCCACCAATCTGCCTCGGGTGCTCGGCGGCCTGGGCGTGGCGATCATCTCCACGTCCTCGGGTCTCCTCACCGACCGGCAGGCGGCACGACAGGGCGTGGGCGGCGAAGTCCTCGCGTACGTCTGGTAG
- a CDS encoding type Z 30S ribosomal protein S14 produces MAKKALINKANKKPKFKVRGYTRCNKCGRPHSVYRKFGLCRICLREMAHAGELPGVQKSSW; encoded by the coding sequence ATGGCAAAGAAAGCTCTGATCAACAAGGCCAACAAGAAGCCCAAGTTCAAGGTGCGTGGCTACACCCGTTGCAACAAGTGCGGCCGGCCGCACTCGGTGTACCGCAAGTTCGGGCTGTGCCGTATCTGCCTGCGCGAGATGGCGCACGCGGGCGAACTGCCCGGCGTGCAGAAGTCCAGCTGGTAA
- the rplE gene encoding 50S ribosomal protein L5: MTTVETTEKVQPRLKQRYREEIKDALLKEFEYANVMQIPGVVKVVVNMGVGDAARDAKLINGAVNDLALITGQKPEIRKARKSIAQFKLREGMPIGARVTLRGDRMWEFLDRLISISLPRIRDFRGLSPKQFDGTGNYTFGLTEQSVFHEIDVDSIDRPRGMDITVVTSATNDDEGRALLRALGFPFKEN; the protein is encoded by the coding sequence ATGACCACTGTGGAAACCACCGAGAAGGTTCAGCCCCGGCTGAAGCAGCGCTACCGCGAGGAGATCAAGGACGCGCTGCTCAAGGAATTCGAGTACGCCAACGTGATGCAGATCCCGGGCGTCGTCAAGGTCGTGGTGAACATGGGCGTCGGCGACGCCGCCCGCGACGCGAAGCTGATCAACGGCGCGGTCAACGACCTCGCCTTGATCACCGGCCAGAAGCCGGAGATCCGCAAGGCTCGCAAGTCCATCGCGCAGTTCAAGCTGCGTGAGGGCATGCCGATCGGCGCGCGGGTGACCCTGCGCGGCGACCGGATGTGGGAGTTCCTGGATCGCCTGATCTCGATCTCGCTGCCCCGTATCCGCGACTTCCGCGGCCTGAGCCCGAAGCAGTTCGACGGGACCGGCAACTACACCTTCGGTCTGACCGAGCAATCGGTGTTCCACGAAATCGACGTGGACTCGATCGACCGCCCCCGCGGCATGGACATCACCGTCGTCACCTCGGCGACGAATGACGACGAAGGACGAGCGCTGCTGCGGGCTCTCGGCTTCCCGTTCAAGGAGAACTGA
- the rplX gene encoding 50S ribosomal protein L24, which produces MKVHKGDTVLVISGKDKGAKGKVLVAYPSRNRVLVEGVNRIKKHTAVSANERGASSGGIVTQEAPIHVSNVMVVDSDGKPTRVGYRTDEESGKRVRIAKTNGKDI; this is translated from the coding sequence ATGAAGGTCCACAAGGGCGACACCGTCCTCGTCATCTCCGGTAAGGACAAGGGCGCCAAGGGCAAGGTCCTGGTTGCCTACCCGTCGCGGAACCGGGTTCTGGTCGAGGGCGTCAACCGCATCAAGAAGCACACCGCCGTCTCGGCGAACGAGCGCGGCGCCTCCTCCGGCGGCATCGTCACCCAGGAGGCGCCGATCCACGTCTCCAACGTGATGGTCGTCGACTCCGACGGCAAGCCCACCCGCGTGGGCTACCGCACCGACGAAGAGAGCGGCAAGCGCGTCCGCATCGCCAAGACCAACGGCAAGGACATCTGA
- the rplN gene encoding 50S ribosomal protein L14, with the protein MIQQESRLKVADNTGAKEILCIRVLGGSSRRYAGIGDVIVATVKDAIPGGNVKRGDIVKAVVVRTVKERRRADGSYIKFDENAAVIIKADNDPRGTRIFGPVGRELREKRFMKIVSLAPEVL; encoded by the coding sequence GTGATTCAGCAGGAATCGCGGCTCAAGGTCGCCGACAACACGGGCGCCAAGGAGATCTTGTGCATCCGCGTGCTCGGCGGCTCGTCGCGTCGCTACGCCGGCATCGGTGATGTCATCGTGGCGACCGTCAAGGACGCCATCCCCGGCGGCAACGTCAAGCGTGGCGACATCGTCAAGGCGGTCGTGGTGCGCACCGTCAAGGAGCGGCGCCGGGCCGACGGCAGCTACATCAAGTTCGACGAGAACGCCGCCGTGATCATCAAGGCCGACAACGACCCGCGCGGTACCCGCATCTTCGGTCCCGTCGGCCGTGAGCTTCGCGAAAAGCGCTTCATGAAGATCGTCTCGCTGGCCCCGGAGGTTTTGTAA
- a CDS encoding arylsulfatase: MVAEFNGRIELDIRDSEPDWTPFAAPTAPEGAPNVLYLVWDDVGIATWDCFGGLVEMPNMARIAERGVRLSQFHTTALCSPTRAALLTGRNPTTVGMATVAEFTDGFPNCSGRIPAETALLSEVLAERGWNTYCVGKWHLTPLEESNLAASKRHWPLGRGFERFYGFLGGETDQWYPDLVYDNHPVAPPARPEDGYHLSKDLADKAIEFIRDAKVVAPDKPWFSYLCPGAGHAPHHVFAEWADHYRGRFDMGYERYREIVLENQQRMGLVPPGTELSPLNPYADVTGPGGEPWPQQDTVRPWDSLDDDEKRLFCRMAEVFAGFLSYTDHQVGRLLDYLEDSGQLDNTLIVVISDNGASGEGGPDGSVNEVKFFNGYIDTVEESLRYYDELGSPTTYGHYPIGWAMAFNTPYKLYKRYASHEGGIADPAIISWPKGIAAQGEIRDVYVNVCDVTPTVFELLDITPPATVRGIPQKPLDGVSFAAMLKDPEFPTGKDTQFYTMLGTRGIWHKGWFANTVHAAAPAGWGHFDADRWELYHIESDRSQSRDLAGEHPERLEQLKQLWFSEAAKYNGLPLGDLNIFDTLARTRPYLVGERQRFTYYPGTAEVGPGAGVELRGQTFSVLVEVSVADAGAEGVLFKQGAGHGGHVLYLTGGELRYVYNFMGEDEQSVVAPGVVTVGDHVFGVRYERTGTVEGSHTPLGTVSLYVDDAVVATRADVRAHPGTFGLAGGGVAVGRNAGHAVSAAYVAPFPFTGGTIAKAVVDVSGAPYVGIETEIATAFAKD, encoded by the coding sequence ATGGTCGCTGAATTCAACGGCAGGATCGAACTGGACATCCGCGACTCCGAGCCCGACTGGACTCCGTTCGCGGCGCCGACGGCGCCCGAGGGTGCGCCCAATGTGCTCTACCTGGTGTGGGACGACGTCGGCATCGCGACGTGGGATTGCTTCGGTGGGCTCGTCGAGATGCCGAACATGGCTCGCATCGCCGAACGGGGCGTGCGGCTTTCGCAGTTCCACACCACGGCGCTGTGCTCGCCGACGCGGGCGGCCCTGCTCACCGGACGCAATCCCACCACGGTGGGGATGGCGACCGTCGCGGAGTTCACCGACGGGTTCCCCAATTGCAGCGGACGGATTCCCGCCGAGACCGCGCTGCTGTCCGAGGTGCTCGCCGAGCGCGGCTGGAACACCTACTGCGTCGGAAAGTGGCACCTGACTCCGCTGGAGGAGTCCAATCTTGCGGCCAGCAAGCGGCATTGGCCGTTGGGCCGGGGCTTCGAGCGCTTCTACGGCTTCCTGGGCGGGGAGACCGATCAGTGGTACCCGGATCTGGTTTACGACAACCATCCGGTGGCCCCGCCGGCGCGCCCGGAGGACGGTTACCACCTGTCGAAGGACCTCGCCGACAAGGCCATCGAGTTCATCCGCGACGCCAAGGTGGTCGCCCCCGACAAACCGTGGTTCTCCTACCTGTGTCCGGGTGCGGGCCACGCCCCCCACCACGTGTTCGCCGAGTGGGCCGACCACTATCGGGGTCGTTTCGACATGGGCTACGAGCGCTATCGCGAGATCGTGCTGGAGAACCAGCAGCGCATGGGCCTGGTGCCGCCCGGCACCGAGCTCTCACCCCTGAACCCGTACGCGGATGTCACCGGGCCCGGGGGCGAGCCCTGGCCGCAACAGGACACCGTCCGGCCGTGGGACTCGTTGGACGACGACGAGAAACGGTTGTTCTGCCGGATGGCCGAGGTTTTCGCCGGATTCCTGAGCTACACCGACCATCAGGTCGGTCGCCTGCTGGACTACCTGGAGGACTCGGGGCAGCTGGACAACACGCTGATCGTGGTGATCTCCGACAACGGCGCCTCCGGCGAGGGTGGCCCGGACGGTTCGGTCAACGAGGTCAAGTTCTTCAACGGCTACATCGACACCGTCGAGGAAAGTCTGCGCTACTACGACGAACTCGGTTCGCCGACCACCTACGGCCACTATCCGATCGGCTGGGCGATGGCGTTCAACACGCCCTACAAACTCTACAAACGCTACGCCTCCCATGAGGGTGGCATCGCCGACCCGGCCATCATCTCGTGGCCGAAAGGGATTGCCGCGCAAGGGGAGATCCGCGACGTCTACGTGAACGTCTGCGACGTCACCCCGACGGTGTTCGAGCTGCTGGACATCACCCCGCCCGCAACGGTGCGGGGCATTCCGCAAAAGCCGCTGGACGGGGTGAGTTTCGCGGCGATGTTGAAGGATCCCGAGTTTCCGACCGGCAAGGACACGCAGTTCTACACGATGCTGGGCACCCGCGGCATCTGGCACAAGGGGTGGTTCGCCAACACGGTGCACGCCGCCGCCCCGGCCGGCTGGGGACACTTCGACGCCGACCGCTGGGAGCTGTACCACATCGAATCGGACCGCAGCCAGAGCCGCGACCTCGCCGGTGAACACCCTGAGCGCCTGGAGCAACTCAAGCAGCTGTGGTTCAGCGAGGCGGCCAAGTACAACGGGTTGCCGTTGGGCGACCTGAACATCTTCGACACCTTGGCGCGCACCCGGCCGTATCTGGTCGGGGAGCGGCAGCGCTTCACGTACTACCCGGGCACCGCCGAGGTCGGGCCCGGGGCGGGCGTCGAGCTCCGGGGGCAGACGTTCTCCGTGTTGGTCGAGGTGTCGGTCGCCGACGCCGGGGCCGAGGGCGTGCTGTTCAAGCAGGGCGCCGGCCACGGCGGCCACGTGCTCTACCTGACCGGCGGGGAGTTGCGCTACGTCTACAACTTCATGGGCGAGGACGAGCAGAGCGTCGTCGCGCCCGGCGTGGTCACGGTCGGCGACCATGTGTTCGGGGTGCGTTACGAACGGACCGGCACGGTCGAGGGCAGCCACACCCCGCTGGGGACGGTCTCGCTGTACGTCGACGACGCCGTCGTCGCCACCCGCGCCGACGTGCGGGCCCACCCCGGCACCTTCGGCCTGGCCGGCGGCGGCGTGGCGGTCGGTCGCAACGCCGGGCACGCCGTGTCGGCGGCCTACGTGGCGCCGTTCCCGTTCACCGGCGGCACCATCGCCAAGGCCGTCGTCGACGTCTCCGGTGCGCCGTACGTCGGCATCGAGACCGAAATCGCCACCGCGTTCGCAAAGGACTGA
- a CDS encoding dihydrodipicolinate reductase — protein sequence MPQQRYRVIQWMTGDVGQVGLRHFADNPVFDLVGVLVHDPEKVGKDAGDIVGIEPTGVVTTDDVEAMIALDADCVFYTPVIMDVDTVCRLLRSGKNVVTTSGFFHPAPDFRADGDRIRAACRDGQSSFHAGGIHPGYAGDILPLTLARLANRIDRVVVYEVVNVLSDAPLDHIDWMGFGKEKDAFLGAPTLLGLGVPFFAQSMHMVAEGLGHTIDEVTAELEVATAAAEIPHQLGSIAPGTVAAQHHVWTGWSQGRPLVVFHAIYTTGGPENLDPPWDWGKTRYRIVIEGVPATELTLAGVDGPDGTLNHPGYTWTAMSVVNAIPQVCDASPGWLTHFDLGLLSPRGLVRQRP from the coding sequence ATGCCGCAACAGCGTTACCGCGTGATCCAGTGGATGACAGGCGATGTCGGTCAGGTCGGCCTGCGACACTTTGCCGACAATCCGGTCTTCGATCTGGTCGGCGTGCTGGTCCACGACCCGGAAAAGGTCGGCAAGGACGCCGGCGACATCGTCGGGATCGAACCGACCGGCGTCGTCACCACCGATGACGTCGAGGCCATGATCGCCCTCGACGCCGACTGTGTGTTCTACACCCCGGTGATCATGGACGTCGACACCGTCTGTCGGTTGCTGCGCTCGGGCAAGAACGTCGTCACCACGAGCGGATTCTTCCATCCCGCACCGGATTTTCGCGCCGACGGCGACCGGATCCGCGCGGCCTGCCGGGACGGACAGAGTTCGTTTCACGCCGGCGGAATCCACCCGGGCTATGCCGGGGACATCCTGCCGCTGACCCTGGCCCGGCTGGCGAACCGGATCGACCGGGTCGTCGTGTACGAAGTGGTCAATGTGCTGTCCGATGCGCCGTTGGACCACATCGACTGGATGGGCTTCGGCAAGGAAAAGGACGCGTTCCTCGGTGCACCAACGCTTTTGGGTCTCGGCGTGCCGTTCTTCGCCCAGTCGATGCACATGGTCGCCGAGGGTCTCGGCCACACCATCGACGAGGTGACCGCGGAACTCGAGGTCGCGACCGCGGCCGCCGAGATCCCACATCAGCTGGGCAGCATCGCCCCCGGCACCGTCGCCGCGCAGCACCACGTCTGGACCGGCTGGTCTCAGGGCCGCCCCCTGGTGGTGTTCCACGCGATCTACACCACCGGCGGGCCCGAGAACCTCGACCCGCCGTGGGACTGGGGTAAGACCCGCTACCGGATAGTGATCGAGGGTGTTCCCGCCACCGAACTCACGCTCGCCGGCGTCGACGGGCCGGACGGCACCCTGAACCATCCGGGTTACACCTGGACCGCGATGTCCGTCGTCAACGCCATCCCGCAGGTGTGCGACGCCTCGCCGGGCTGGCTGACCCACTTCGACCTCGGTCTGCTGTCCCCGCGCGGACTGGTTCGACAGCGCCCCTAG
- a CDS encoding ABC transporter yields MLRGLSRRRLLLLVFLFSAAGYVAVGYWLQVRHGFIYGDTLARVTAAQSVLFSRDPHLAAIGFIFTPLTALAQLPMQALSPLWPVIGERAFSGTLMSSVFMAGAVVQILGIGLDRGLPRGYALAITAIFALNPMIVLYGANGMSEAPFIFFMTWAVRRLIRWMVDDDVHHLIVAGGIAMGLAYLTRYDAVACIAAAGLLVGVATYRRARTPPRLRRALLDVVMASGPGTVAFVGWVGVSWLITGEGFAQFTSQYGNTAILAQSGQESTTFGAGLAFAVVCISLLAPTLVPIAGWAVVRRWGRPNWQVLLVPLAIYGAALAFQTLSYAAGSTFPFLRFYVIAVPLAACLAMLAVPDGVLVAAKRPGRHAPPPAPVEPVPRTRAPYVGVALLLAIGVPTTAWGMTLPDYAPQEYGLAAVVARDATDVTPRGAIERRIAASFSTERRIAEHLERLDLPDSSVITDTVFGFAVLAASKKPKMFVIPSDPDFTALLNDPSLGGIKYLLAVPPEGRGVSDALNLRYPTLYETGAEIATLELEIPNDGDSLPDWRLYRVLEPPPS; encoded by the coding sequence GTGCTGCGCGGACTGTCCCGGCGGCGGTTGCTGCTCCTGGTGTTCCTCTTCTCCGCCGCCGGCTACGTCGCGGTCGGCTACTGGCTGCAGGTGCGGCACGGCTTCATCTACGGCGACACGCTGGCGCGGGTCACCGCCGCGCAATCGGTGCTGTTCAGCCGGGATCCGCATCTGGCGGCCATCGGCTTCATCTTCACGCCCTTGACCGCGCTGGCGCAGTTGCCGATGCAGGCGCTGAGCCCGCTGTGGCCGGTGATCGGTGAACGGGCGTTCTCGGGCACCCTGATGTCGTCGGTGTTCATGGCCGGGGCGGTCGTCCAGATCCTCGGGATCGGCCTGGACCGGGGGTTGCCGCGCGGCTACGCGCTGGCGATCACCGCGATCTTTGCGCTCAACCCGATGATCGTGCTCTACGGCGCGAACGGGATGAGCGAAGCGCCGTTCATCTTCTTCATGACGTGGGCGGTGCGACGGTTGATCCGGTGGATGGTCGACGACGATGTGCACCACCTGATCGTCGCCGGCGGTATCGCGATGGGACTGGCCTACCTGACCCGCTATGACGCGGTGGCGTGCATCGCCGCGGCGGGTCTGCTGGTGGGCGTCGCCACGTATCGACGGGCGCGGACCCCGCCGCGGTTGCGGCGCGCGCTGCTCGATGTCGTGATGGCCAGCGGGCCCGGCACCGTGGCGTTCGTCGGCTGGGTGGGTGTCAGTTGGCTCATCACCGGCGAGGGCTTCGCGCAGTTCACCTCGCAGTACGGCAACACCGCGATCCTGGCGCAGTCGGGTCAGGAGTCGACGACGTTCGGCGCGGGGTTGGCGTTCGCGGTCGTCTGCATCTCGCTCCTGGCGCCCACGCTGGTGCCGATCGCGGGGTGGGCCGTGGTGCGCCGATGGGGCCGGCCCAACTGGCAGGTGCTGCTGGTGCCGTTGGCCATATACGGTGCGGCCCTGGCTTTTCAGACGCTGAGCTACGCCGCCGGCTCGACGTTCCCGTTTCTGCGGTTCTACGTCATCGCGGTGCCGTTGGCCGCGTGCCTGGCGATGTTGGCGGTGCCCGACGGCGTCTTGGTGGCGGCCAAGCGGCCCGGGCGGCACGCGCCGCCGCCGGCACCCGTCGAGCCGGTCCCGCGAACCCGTGCGCCCTACGTGGGTGTGGCGCTGTTGTTGGCGATCGGCGTGCCGACCACCGCCTGGGGGATGACGCTGCCCGACTACGCCCCGCAGGAGTACGGCCTGGCGGCGGTGGTGGCGCGCGACGCCACCGATGTCACGCCGCGCGGGGCGATCGAGCGGCGCATCGCGGCGAGTTTCTCGACCGAGCGCAGGATCGCCGAACACCTGGAGCGACTGGACCTTCCGGACAGCTCGGTGATCACCGACACCGTGTTCGGTTTCGCGGTGCTGGCCGCCTCGAAGAAACCGAAGATGTTCGTCATCCCGTCGGATCCGGACTTCACCGCGCTGCTCAACGATCCCTCGCTCGGTGGCATCAAGTACCTCCTGGCGGTGCCGCCCGAGGGACGCGGCGTCTCGGACGCCCTGAACCTGCGTTACCCGACGCTGTATGAGACCGGCGCCGAGATCGCCACCCTGGAACTCGAGATCCCCAACGACGGTGACAGCCTGCCGGATTGGCGGCTGTACCGGGTCCTCGAACCGCCGCCGAGCTAG
- a CDS encoding glycosyltransferase, protein MSTDERLHRAINGLRESDPLRSASVAVVGWQRIVLWLLLILLVVCALWQPMRTAVALIGLSTLGYLLTMGDRLLIFRQGLRSRPIVVTDEEARAIPDEELPPYTILVPAYNEPEVVGDLIGAMAALDYPRDKLQVLLLLEADDDVTIEAARECAESDAITIVLVPPAEPRTKPKACNYGLHFATGEIVTIYDAEDLPEPLQLRRVVAAFGRLPDNVVCVQAKLLYHNGHQNLLTAWFTAEYGLWFGYLLPGMMGSTSPIPLGGTSNHLRRDVLEDIGAWDPFNVTEDADLGLRIAAHGYRTAVIDSYTLEEANSDPINWVRQRSRWYKGYLQTWLVHIRRPVRLLRTLGLRGFVRFNLVLAGTPVIAVLNLAFWLITVLWFLGQPAVVEAVFPWYIYFPALIALVLGNAATLYMNLIALREDDRADLLTAALTVPLFWVMMSVAAAKGCYQMIRNPSYWEKTFHGLADKPAEAGGPKEVG, encoded by the coding sequence GTGAGCACCGATGAGCGCCTGCACCGCGCGATCAACGGTCTGCGGGAAAGCGATCCGCTGCGCTCGGCGTCGGTCGCCGTCGTCGGCTGGCAGCGCATCGTCTTGTGGTTGCTGTTGATCTTGCTCGTCGTGTGCGCGCTCTGGCAGCCGATGCGGACCGCGGTCGCCCTGATCGGCCTGAGCACGCTGGGTTACCTGCTCACGATGGGGGACCGGCTGCTGATCTTCCGGCAGGGCCTGCGGTCGAGACCCATCGTCGTCACCGACGAGGAGGCGCGGGCGATCCCGGACGAGGAACTGCCGCCCTACACGATCCTGGTACCGGCCTACAACGAACCGGAGGTCGTCGGCGACCTGATCGGGGCGATGGCCGCGCTCGACTATCCCCGCGACAAGCTGCAGGTGTTGCTGCTGCTGGAAGCCGACGACGACGTCACGATCGAGGCGGCGCGCGAGTGCGCCGAATCCGACGCGATCACCATTGTCTTGGTGCCGCCGGCCGAGCCAAGGACCAAACCCAAGGCGTGCAACTACGGGCTGCATTTCGCCACCGGTGAGATCGTGACGATCTACGACGCCGAGGACCTGCCCGAGCCGCTGCAGCTGCGCCGGGTGGTCGCCGCCTTCGGGCGGCTGCCCGACAATGTCGTCTGTGTGCAGGCAAAGCTGTTGTACCACAACGGTCATCAGAATCTGCTGACCGCCTGGTTCACCGCGGAGTACGGCCTGTGGTTCGGCTACCTGCTGCCGGGGATGATGGGCTCGACCTCGCCCATCCCGCTGGGCGGCACGTCGAATCACCTGCGCCGCGACGTCCTCGAGGACATCGGGGCCTGGGATCCGTTCAACGTCACCGAGGACGCCGACCTGGGGCTGCGGATCGCGGCGCACGGCTACCGCACGGCCGTGATCGACTCGTACACACTCGAGGAGGCCAACAGCGATCCGATCAACTGGGTCCGGCAGCGCTCGCGCTGGTACAAGGGCTATCTGCAGACGTGGTTGGTGCACATCCGCCGCCCCGTCCGGTTGTTGCGCACCCTGGGGTTGCGCGGCTTCGTGCGGTTCAACCTGGTGCTGGCGGGCACCCCGGTCATCGCGGTGCTCAACCTGGCGTTCTGGTTGATCACGGTATTGTGGTTTCTCGGCCAACCCGCGGTGGTCGAGGCGGTATTCCCTTGGTACATCTACTTTCCCGCCTTGATCGCGCTGGTGCTCGGCAACGCCGCGACGCTCTACATGAATCTGATCGCGCTACGGGAGGACGACCGCGCCGACCTGCTGACCGCCGCGCTCACGGTGCCGCTGTTCTGGGTGATGATGAGCGTGGCGGCGGCCAAGGGCTGCTACCAGATGATCCGCAACCCGTCCTACTGGGAGAAGACCTTTCACGGGCTGGCCGACAAACCCGCCGAGGCCGGGGGCCCGAAGGAGGTCGGATAG